A section of the Deinococcus gobiensis I-0 genome encodes:
- a CDS encoding ZIP family metal transporter, translating to MSVPLSQILTLTMIPVAATVVGGVAAAFHAPAERTRSFVQHFAAGVVFAVVAGELLPEITAGHQPLGVVIGFALGVAVMLLVRQWAERLENTAQGRSASTGNLGLIVAVGIDVLLDGLLIGVGFAAGARVGTLLIVALTLELLFLGVSVASSLVQDGASRGRVIGTVSGLSLLVIVGSLLGGTLLQGLTGLALEIVLSFGAAALLFLVTEELLTEAHEVKETPLITSAFFAGFVALYLLELLT from the coding sequence ATGAGTGTTCCTCTCTCACAGATCCTGACCCTGACGATGATTCCGGTGGCGGCCACGGTGGTAGGCGGGGTGGCTGCTGCATTCCACGCCCCTGCAGAACGAACGCGCAGTTTCGTACAACATTTCGCGGCAGGTGTTGTCTTCGCGGTTGTCGCTGGAGAACTCCTGCCGGAAATCACAGCGGGGCATCAACCCCTCGGGGTCGTGATCGGCTTCGCATTAGGTGTGGCCGTCATGCTGCTGGTGCGGCAATGGGCTGAGCGCCTGGAGAACACCGCGCAGGGACGTTCCGCATCCACCGGGAATCTGGGATTGATCGTCGCGGTCGGCATCGACGTGCTGCTCGACGGGCTTCTGATTGGTGTTGGCTTTGCCGCTGGTGCACGGGTCGGTACCCTCTTGATCGTGGCACTGACGCTGGAACTCTTGTTCCTGGGCGTCTCTGTCGCGTCCAGTCTGGTTCAGGACGGGGCTTCTCGGGGGCGTGTGATCGGCACAGTCAGCGGCCTCAGCCTTTTGGTGATCGTGGGATCGCTCTTGGGGGGTACTCTCTTGCAAGGCCTCACGGGTCTGGCACTGGAGATCGTCCTATCGTTCGGCGCGGCAGCCCTCCTCTTTCTGGTGACCGAGGAGCTGCTCACTGAAGCGCACGAAGTGAAGGAAACGCCGTTGATTACGTCCGCGTTCTTCGCAGGGTTCGTAGCGCTCTATCTATTGGAGTTGCTGACCTGA
- a CDS encoding glutaredoxin family protein: MPDITLYTVPQCADCEAIKRLLQHEGAPFTEKNVRGDPQALAEMQRRADVRIAPVTIIDEHIFYGPFSDQRPRILAALEKRA, translated from the coding sequence ATGCCGGATATCACGCTCTACACTGTTCCGCAGTGCGCAGATTGCGAGGCGATCAAGCGCCTTCTCCAGCATGAGGGCGCCCCGTTCACGGAGAAAAACGTGCGTGGCGACCCACAGGCCCTGGCCGAGATGCAACGCCGCGCGGACGTGCGGATCGCGCCGGTCACGATCATCGACGAGCACATCTTTTATGGTCCTTTCAGTGACCAGCGTCCCAGGATTCTGGCGGCATTAGAGAAGCGCGCATGA
- a CDS encoding heavy metal translocating P-type ATPase has protein sequence MASYPQADLPEPSQPLTYFVDGMDCASCVAKVERMVDTLPGTEGVKTSFTKQTLTLHLDEHQTSRATLEKNLKALGYTPSLLRSSPPAVASTSETDDHTRHDHAEHEHAGHTHEVAPAGTPWYRTGQGRLVVTSGILLLAAWLFGFIEPRFATAGYIAATLLGVWPLAKKAVASARLGDPFSINMLVSLAAIGAVAIGEAPEGAVVVFFFAIGELLEGVAAGRARAGIQALAALAPKTALLVEGTGTREVPADQLQVGQTVQVNPGARVPADGTILRGTSSLDDSPITGESVPVTKSAGDMVFAGSINTDGTLAIQVEKAANDNTIARIIHMVEEAESNKAPTARFIDRFSRWYTPGVVLVSALVVLIPPLAFGGTWHEWLYKGISLLLIGCPCALVLSVPASITSAISAGTRRGLLIKGGGALETIGSVKTIAFDKTGTLTAGKPKVTDVLGQGLDRTEVLRLAAAVESGSSHPLAKAITQAAQESKITVPPAADAQALPGKGATATVEGRALSVTSPRHADTLAPLSAALSGAITSFEEQGRTAVVLLDGQAPLGVIAIRDEPRPDARAALVQLHGLGVKTVMLTGDNARTGQAIARDLGLDVQAELLPEDKLRLIAELKTQGGVAMVGDGINDAPALAQSDVGIAMGGGTDVALETADAALLQERVTGVADLVALSRATMGNIKVNIAFALGLKAIFLVTTLLGYTNLWMAILADTGATALVTANALRLLRWKSQAATKTPPITPAPRTA, from the coding sequence ATGGCTTCCTACCCTCAGGCTGACCTGCCCGAACCCTCGCAGCCACTCACGTACTTTGTGGACGGCATGGACTGCGCCAGTTGCGTCGCTAAAGTCGAGCGTATGGTCGACACGCTTCCCGGAACCGAGGGCGTGAAAACCAGCTTCACCAAGCAAACCTTGACTCTGCACCTCGACGAGCATCAGACCTCCCGAGCCACCCTGGAAAAAAATCTGAAAGCCCTTGGCTATACGCCCTCTCTGCTGCGTTCATCCCCTCCAGCGGTCGCCAGCACCTCCGAAACAGACGATCACACGAGACATGATCATGCGGAGCATGAGCACGCTGGCCACACGCATGAGGTTGCCCCCGCCGGTACCCCCTGGTACCGGACCGGACAAGGTCGTCTGGTCGTCACCTCTGGCATTCTCCTCCTGGCCGCCTGGCTGTTCGGTTTTATCGAGCCCCGCTTCGCGACCGCTGGATATATCGCCGCAACCCTGCTGGGCGTCTGGCCACTCGCCAAGAAAGCCGTCGCCAGTGCCCGCCTCGGCGATCCCTTCAGCATCAACATGCTCGTCAGTCTCGCGGCCATCGGTGCGGTCGCCATCGGTGAGGCGCCTGAAGGTGCCGTCGTGGTGTTCTTCTTTGCCATCGGTGAACTCCTCGAAGGCGTCGCCGCTGGTCGAGCCCGCGCGGGCATCCAGGCCCTCGCCGCACTGGCCCCCAAAACGGCGCTCCTCGTCGAAGGCACAGGCACGCGGGAAGTGCCCGCCGACCAACTCCAGGTGGGTCAGACCGTACAAGTCAACCCCGGCGCACGCGTGCCCGCAGACGGGACGATCCTGCGCGGCACCTCCAGCCTCGACGACAGCCCCATCACTGGTGAGAGTGTGCCCGTGACGAAAAGTGCCGGCGACATGGTCTTTGCGGGGAGCATCAACACCGACGGCACCCTGGCCATTCAGGTGGAAAAGGCGGCCAATGACAACACCATCGCGCGCATCATCCACATGGTCGAGGAAGCCGAGAGCAACAAAGCGCCCACCGCCCGCTTCATCGACCGCTTCAGCCGCTGGTACACCCCAGGCGTGGTGCTGGTATCTGCACTGGTCGTCCTGATACCGCCCCTCGCATTTGGTGGTACGTGGCATGAGTGGCTGTACAAGGGCATCAGCCTCTTGCTGATCGGCTGCCCCTGCGCGCTGGTGCTCAGCGTTCCCGCGTCCATCACCAGCGCCATCAGTGCCGGTACCCGCCGGGGCCTCCTTATCAAAGGCGGGGGCGCGTTGGAAACCATCGGAAGCGTCAAGACCATCGCCTTCGACAAGACGGGCACCCTCACTGCCGGGAAGCCCAAAGTTACTGACGTTCTCGGACAAGGCCTGGACCGCACCGAAGTGCTGCGCCTCGCGGCGGCCGTCGAATCCGGCAGCAGTCACCCGCTCGCCAAAGCCATTACCCAGGCCGCGCAGGAAAGCAAGATCACTGTGCCACCGGCCGCAGACGCTCAGGCCCTGCCAGGGAAAGGCGCGACCGCTACGGTAGAAGGCCGCGCCCTCAGTGTGACCTCGCCACGCCACGCAGACACCCTAGCCCCCTTGAGTGCGGCGCTCAGCGGCGCCATCACTTCTTTCGAGGAACAAGGCCGCACCGCTGTCGTGCTCCTGGATGGTCAGGCGCCGCTTGGGGTCATCGCCATCCGCGACGAGCCCCGACCCGACGCGCGCGCCGCCCTGGTACAGTTGCACGGCCTGGGTGTAAAAACGGTCATGTTGACCGGAGACAATGCCCGTACCGGTCAGGCCATCGCCCGCGACCTGGGACTGGACGTACAGGCCGAACTGCTTCCCGAAGATAAACTGCGCCTCATTGCCGAACTGAAAACCCAGGGTGGCGTGGCCATGGTGGGGGACGGCATCAACGACGCGCCGGCGCTGGCGCAGAGCGATGTGGGCATCGCCATGGGCGGCGGCACTGATGTCGCATTGGAAACTGCGGATGCCGCGCTGCTTCAGGAACGCGTCACCGGTGTGGCTGATCTGGTGGCCCTCTCCCGCGCCACGATGGGGAACATCAAGGTCAACATCGCCTTCGCGCTAGGGCTCAAGGCCATCTTCCTCGTCACCACCCTGTTGGGCTATACCAACCTCTGGATGGCCATCCTGGCTGACACCGGAGCCACCGCGCTGGTCACCGCAAATGCCCTGCGACTGCTGCGTTGGAAGAGTCAAGCCGCAACCAAGACGCCCCCCATCACCCCTGCGCCCCGCACCGCATAA
- a CDS encoding IS701 family transposase, which translates to MLAFLLKRFRRLEWSRHFPSWFSPFLTCFRHQAQQRWAPVYVQGLCSPAQRKSMQPLADQVAPGKQDHLQHFITDSPWTTEGLERIVADRAGHLLGGKDAVLIIDDTCLTKFGSRSVGVGRQYSGQAGKITNCQCLVSVTLARNEIPIPLRLRLFLPSEWSTNPERCVQAGIPAEHPLGSTKWELALREIDDLTGSVQYGMVLADAGYGVNAKFRHALTARGLRWSVGTIRTQHVYPAHVHLIPIPKHFRGRPQKHPTPSEDAETIEAVLSRERWRHVLWRQGTKGPLVGTFAAKYVRLADGNENTRGQHLPGEGAWVIGEQRGRGERKYYLCNLPSETSFDHLIRVTKQRWACELGHRELKQEVGLSHFEGRSWQGLNHHATLCLVALLFLQWLRLAQLDGFFGESVPEIRREIAGEVPQRSGDRCRLCVCCTALFSGP; encoded by the coding sequence ATGCTGGCCTTCTTGTTGAAGCGTTTTCGACGCCTGGAGTGGAGCCGGCACTTTCCGAGCTGGTTTTCCCCGTTTCTCACGTGTTTTCGCCACCAGGCCCAGCAGCGCTGGGCCCCGGTATACGTGCAAGGTCTGTGTAGCCCTGCCCAACGGAAAAGCATGCAACCCCTGGCTGACCAAGTCGCCCCAGGGAAACAGGATCACCTGCAGCACTTCATCACCGACAGCCCCTGGACCACGGAGGGACTCGAACGCATCGTCGCCGACCGTGCAGGGCACCTCCTGGGTGGCAAAGATGCTGTGCTGATCATCGACGATACTTGCCTGACAAAGTTCGGCTCCCGGTCTGTTGGGGTTGGGCGGCAGTACTCCGGGCAGGCGGGGAAAATCACCAACTGTCAGTGCCTGGTTTCAGTGACCCTTGCCCGGAATGAGATTCCCATCCCCTTGCGCCTGAGGCTGTTCCTCCCATCGGAGTGGTCTACGAATCCAGAGCGGTGTGTGCAGGCGGGGATTCCTGCGGAACACCCGCTGGGGTCCACCAAATGGGAACTTGCCCTGCGGGAGATTGATGATCTGACAGGGAGTGTGCAGTACGGGATGGTTCTCGCCGATGCGGGGTACGGGGTCAACGCAAAATTCCGGCACGCTCTGACGGCTCGCGGCTTGCGGTGGTCGGTGGGGACCATCCGCACCCAACACGTGTATCCGGCCCATGTCCACCTCATCCCGATCCCAAAGCACTTTCGGGGTCGCCCCCAGAAGCATCCAACTCCATCGGAGGATGCAGAGACCATCGAGGCGGTGCTGAGCCGTGAACGCTGGCGTCACGTGCTCTGGCGCCAAGGGACGAAGGGGCCGCTGGTCGGGACGTTCGCAGCGAAATATGTCCGTCTCGCGGATGGCAACGAGAACACCCGAGGACAGCACCTTCCAGGAGAAGGTGCCTGGGTGATCGGGGAGCAGCGTGGCCGAGGGGAACGGAAGTATTACCTTTGTAATTTGCCGTCAGAGACATCTTTTGATCACCTGATTCGAGTGACCAAGCAACGCTGGGCCTGCGAGCTGGGCCACCGGGAACTCAAACAGGAGGTCGGGCTGAGTCACTTTGAAGGGAGAAGCTGGCAAGGGCTGAACCACCATGCGACGTTGTGTTTGGTTGCCTTGCTGTTCCTGCAATGGCTCCGCCTGGCCCAGTTGGACGGTTTTTTTGGCGAGTCTGTGCCTGAGATTCGAAGGGAGATCGCTGGGGAAGTTCCCCAGCGATCAGGAGACCGGTGCCGCCTTTGTGTGTGCTGTACAGCGTTGTTCAGCGGCCCCTGA
- a CDS encoding heavy metal translocating P-type ATPase: MTGSPPTSGTPLRYFVERMDCADCARTVQSALSRLPGIGDPKVNFTTQTLSLSLDETQLPREKLESTLRSLGYPPTLEPAPATSTSLPLRYFVNNMDCADCAAKVQGVVSRLPGAGDPKVNFTTQVLSLTLDESRTPRAQLEQALRSMGYPPEQQVDAPVAAGATSAPRPARMEMPWYQTSKGRNVLLTGALLGLAFIFSLVAPPLAFWAYAAATLIGVWPLVLKALASTRLGEPFTINTLISVAAIGAIAIGEAAEGALVVFLFAVGELLENIAAGRARAGIQALAALAPKTALLLDGGQTREVPVEQLQVGQLVRVQPGGRVPADGTITEGSSNLDDSPVTGESVPVHKGAGDTVYAGSINTDGVLAVRVDRGANDNTIARIIHLVEEAESAKAPTARFIDRFSRWYTPAAMLIALLFAVLPPLLFGQPWHEWIYKGVALLLIACPCALVLSVPAAVTSGISAGARQGLLIKGGAALETIGSVNTIAFDKTGTLTENKPKVTDILALGASEQEVVMLAAAVETGSAHPLAKAILSHAGDLALPAADNARAIPGKAVTATVGGRALAVGSPRYAQEVASLAPDMQRRIEALEQQGKTVVVLLDGPVPLGLLAIRDEPRADAKVAITKLHALGVRSIMLTGDNARTGHAIAGDLGLDVEAELMPEDKLRRIADLKQGGKVAMVGDGINDAPALAQSDVGIAMGGGTDVALETADAALLRHSVTGVSDLVQLSRAVMTNIRQNVTFALGLKAIFLVTTLLGITGLWPAILSDTGATVLVTANALRLLRFRPS, from the coding sequence ATGACCGGTTCTCCCCCCACATCTGGCACGCCACTGCGCTACTTCGTGGAACGCATGGATTGTGCCGACTGCGCCCGCACCGTCCAGAGTGCCCTCAGCCGCCTACCCGGCATAGGTGACCCCAAAGTCAACTTTACCACGCAGACACTGAGCCTGAGCCTCGACGAGACGCAACTGCCCCGCGAGAAACTGGAAAGCACCCTCCGTTCCCTGGGCTACCCCCCCACGCTGGAGCCTGCTCCAGCCACATCCACCAGCCTACCCCTGCGCTACTTCGTGAACAACATGGATTGCGCGGACTGCGCGGCCAAGGTGCAAGGAGTCGTCTCCCGACTCCCAGGAGCCGGCGATCCCAAGGTCAACTTCACCACGCAGGTGCTCAGCCTGACCCTGGATGAATCGCGCACCCCGCGCGCGCAGCTGGAGCAGGCCCTGCGCTCCATGGGCTATCCCCCTGAACAGCAGGTCGACGCGCCCGTTGCCGCAGGTGCCACTTCCGCGCCTCGTCCCGCGCGGATGGAGATGCCCTGGTACCAAACGAGCAAGGGCCGCAACGTCCTCCTGACCGGCGCGCTGCTCGGCCTGGCCTTCATCTTCAGCCTGGTCGCGCCGCCTCTCGCCTTCTGGGCGTACGCAGCCGCCACTCTGATCGGCGTCTGGCCGCTGGTGCTCAAAGCGCTGGCCAGCACCCGTCTGGGCGAGCCCTTCACCATCAACACCCTGATCAGCGTGGCCGCCATTGGGGCCATTGCCATTGGCGAAGCCGCGGAGGGCGCGCTGGTCGTGTTCCTGTTCGCGGTTGGTGAACTGCTGGAGAACATCGCAGCGGGCCGCGCCCGGGCCGGCATCCAGGCGCTGGCGGCCCTCGCGCCGAAAACGGCCCTGCTGTTGGACGGCGGCCAGACCCGCGAGGTGCCTGTTGAGCAGTTGCAGGTTGGTCAACTGGTGCGTGTACAGCCAGGCGGCCGCGTCCCTGCTGACGGCACCATCACCGAGGGCAGCTCTAACCTCGACGACAGCCCCGTCACCGGCGAAAGCGTGCCCGTGCACAAGGGCGCTGGCGACACGGTGTACGCTGGCAGCATCAACACTGACGGTGTCCTGGCCGTCCGTGTGGACCGGGGCGCGAATGACAACACCATCGCGCGCATCATTCACCTCGTCGAGGAGGCCGAGTCCGCCAAGGCACCCACCGCGCGCTTTATCGACCGCTTCTCCCGCTGGTATACCCCCGCTGCCATGCTGATCGCGCTACTGTTCGCCGTCCTCCCCCCACTGCTGTTCGGTCAGCCGTGGCACGAATGGATCTACAAGGGCGTCGCGCTGCTGCTGATCGCCTGCCCCTGCGCCCTGGTCCTGAGTGTGCCCGCCGCCGTGACCAGCGGCATCAGTGCCGGTGCCCGGCAGGGTCTGCTGATCAAGGGTGGGGCCGCCCTGGAAACCATCGGCAGCGTGAACACCATCGCGTTTGACAAGACGGGCACCCTCACCGAGAACAAACCGAAAGTCACAGATATCCTGGCGCTGGGCGCGTCCGAGCAGGAAGTCGTGATGTTGGCTGCCGCCGTCGAAACGGGCAGCGCGCACCCACTCGCCAAAGCCATCCTCAGTCATGCAGGTGACCTGGCCCTTCCCGCTGCGGACAACGCCCGGGCCATTCCGGGCAAGGCCGTCACAGCGACCGTCGGTGGCCGCGCCCTGGCTGTGGGCTCACCCCGCTACGCGCAGGAAGTGGCGTCCCTGGCCCCCGACATGCAGCGCCGCATCGAAGCCCTTGAACAGCAGGGGAAGACAGTCGTGGTGCTGCTGGACGGTCCCGTCCCGTTGGGACTGCTCGCCATCCGGGACGAGCCGCGTGCCGACGCCAAAGTGGCCATCACCAAGCTCCATGCCCTGGGTGTGCGCTCCATCATGCTAACTGGCGACAACGCCCGCACCGGGCACGCCATTGCGGGGGACCTTGGCCTGGATGTAGAAGCCGAATTGATGCCGGAAGACAAGCTGCGGCGCATCGCCGACCTTAAGCAGGGCGGCAAGGTCGCCATGGTAGGTGACGGTATCAACGACGCGCCCGCACTCGCGCAGAGCGACGTCGGAATCGCCATGGGCGGCGGCACAGACGTTGCACTGGAAACAGCCGACGCCGCCCTGCTGCGGCACAGTGTCACGGGCGTCAGCGACCTCGTTCAGCTGTCCCGCGCCGTGATGACCAATATCCGTCAGAACGTCACCTTCGCCCTGGGGCTCAAGGCCATCTTCCTGGTGACCACGCTGCTGGGCATCACCGGCCTGTGGCCCGCCATCCTCAGCGACACGGGCGCCACCGTACTCGTCACCGCCAACGCTCTGCGCCTGCTGCGCTTCCGCCCCAGCTGA
- a CDS encoding ArsR/SmtB family transcription factor, translating into MTTTPDVKPERTADCDIHCVHPDAVARALTRLPNDALIERATNLIKVVSDPTRLRILSALALEELCVCDLAVIAGINESTMSHQLRHLRALGLVTFKKVGRIAYYRLANDGVTRLLADVLEHAEAM; encoded by the coding sequence ATGACCACCACACCAGACGTGAAGCCCGAGCGCACAGCCGACTGCGACATTCACTGCGTCCACCCGGATGCCGTCGCGCGCGCCTTGACACGACTGCCGAATGACGCGCTGATCGAACGCGCCACCAACCTTATTAAGGTGGTATCGGACCCCACGCGGCTGCGCATTCTGTCTGCCCTCGCACTCGAAGAGCTGTGCGTATGTGATCTGGCCGTGATTGCAGGCATCAACGAATCCACCATGAGTCACCAGTTGCGCCACCTGCGCGCCCTGGGCTTGGTGACCTTCAAGAAGGTGGGCCGCATTGCCTACTACCGACTGGCGAACGACGGCGTCACGCGGCTCCTCGCGGACGTGCTGGAGCACGCCGAAGCCATGTGA
- a CDS encoding DUF6210 family protein — MKTFFARYCGNPPGSGTPYESWKERDLQVLADIVRGITLWHTTREKDEPAQLECDWARLEELTEGWTPVLTPYGRGILTHQNCD; from the coding sequence TTGAAGACGTTCTTCGCCCGGTACTGTGGAAATCCGCCTGGCTCAGGCACACCATACGAAAGTTGGAAGGAGAGGGACCTGCAGGTATTAGCGGATATTGTCCGAGGGATTACGCTCTGGCATACCACTCGAGAGAAAGATGAACCTGCACAACTTGAATGTGATTGGGCGCGTCTTGAAGAGCTCACGGAGGGGTGGACTCCTGTCCTGACCCCCTATGGCCGAGGGATCCTCACGCACCAGAACTGCGACTAG
- a CDS encoding M23 family metallopeptidase, producing the protein MGLDLAARQGTVIRSALSGTVRTSTFDVSGGWGWTVVVDHGNGAMTRYSHNRINLVRVGQRVKTGQPIAQVGSSGNSTGPHLDFRMYQAGVLVNPYLLFN; encoded by the coding sequence ATGGGACTGGACTTGGCTGCCCGTCAAGGCACCGTAATTCGGTCGGCGCTGAGTGGTACGGTGAGGACATCCACGTTCGACGTCAGCGGCGGCTGGGGATGGACAGTGGTGGTGGATCATGGCAATGGCGCCATGACGCGCTACAGTCACAACCGCATAAATTTGGTGCGGGTTGGGCAGCGGGTGAAGACAGGTCAGCCCATTGCGCAGGTTGGGAGCTCGGGCAATAGCACAGGACCACATCTGGACTTCCGGATGTACCAGGCAGGTGTATTGGTCAACCCGTATTTGCTCTTCAACTGA
- a CDS encoding glutaredoxin family protein produces MKTVTVYTVPGCASCEAIKRFLAARRVPYTEKNVREDPAALAEMQAKARVRIAPVTVIGEEAFFGTFDDQRPFLEAALRENDA; encoded by the coding sequence ATGAAGACCGTAACCGTCTACACCGTGCCCGGCTGCGCCTCCTGCGAGGCAATCAAACGCTTCCTTGCCGCGCGTCGAGTGCCCTACACCGAGAAAAATGTCCGTGAGGACCCAGCGGCCCTGGCCGAGATGCAGGCCAAGGCAAGGGTTCGCATCGCGCCCGTGACGGTGATCGGTGAGGAAGCCTTCTTCGGTACCTTTGACGATCAACGTCCCTTTTTGGAGGCCGCCCTGCGAGAGAATGACGCATGA
- the lnt gene encoding apolipoprotein N-acyltransferase, with the protein MLGALYPPSALGWLAPLPLSLLFRAVSHAPPRQAFRITWIVATAMFGVMLSWLPQSLGGTLGWGLSLLFPVLVGLLGLTCAGTVAVTRWAAGSWTLGTLPLAWVLLDAMREIGALAFPWGGLGYFLSETPLVQVAEWGGVGLLGLLVGGAASALAAWSWRGVWIALLWASALTYGLTRPPEMPGTRSALLVQGAVDPRAKVQADPLREWQRYWSLTRGAQVTAQTLVVWPEAAVSWPPPAGLQVPVKAAVLLGASEGGTTPKNSVFLVQGNAMEGRQDKVHLVPFGEFFPGQARWPGAYRTIFRWLGLPDLVGRVPGHVTQPLQLGDLRAGVLICYESVFASQARELVARGANVLVTPSNDAWFGSSRGAEQHFQMGRVRAVETRRWWLRVGNDGITAVVDPQGRVRRRLVRFTPGTLPVVFDLREGRTLSVQWPGWVVWGAALGLILVCLYMRTVAHICRQSRC; encoded by the coding sequence GTGCTGGGTGCGTTGTATCCACCGTCCGCCCTAGGATGGCTGGCGCCCTTGCCACTCAGCCTGCTCTTTCGGGCCGTGTCACATGCTCCACCTCGTCAGGCATTCCGGATCACTTGGATCGTAGCAACGGCAATGTTTGGGGTCATGCTCAGCTGGCTCCCTCAGAGTCTCGGGGGAACATTGGGGTGGGGACTGAGCCTGCTGTTCCCCGTGCTGGTGGGCCTGCTGGGTTTAACCTGCGCGGGTACGGTGGCCGTGACCCGCTGGGCGGCCGGTTCATGGACATTGGGGACTTTGCCCCTGGCTTGGGTGTTGTTAGACGCGATGCGGGAAATAGGTGCATTGGCCTTCCCTTGGGGGGGATTAGGATATTTTCTGAGTGAGACACCATTGGTACAGGTGGCAGAGTGGGGCGGCGTTGGGTTGCTTGGACTGTTGGTTGGCGGAGCGGCGAGCGCTTTGGCTGCATGGTCCTGGCGTGGAGTCTGGATTGCGTTGTTGTGGGCGAGCGCTTTGACTTACGGACTGACAAGGCCGCCCGAGATGCCGGGGACTCGCTCAGCACTCCTGGTGCAGGGCGCGGTGGATCCACGGGCAAAGGTACAGGCCGATCCCTTACGGGAGTGGCAGCGGTACTGGTCATTGACCCGAGGGGCGCAGGTGACCGCACAGACATTGGTGGTCTGGCCGGAAGCGGCTGTGTCGTGGCCTCCCCCAGCGGGTCTCCAAGTTCCCGTGAAGGCAGCAGTGCTACTTGGGGCCTCAGAGGGGGGAACAACGCCCAAGAACTCCGTCTTCCTGGTGCAAGGGAATGCAATGGAGGGGCGGCAGGACAAGGTGCATCTGGTCCCGTTTGGAGAGTTCTTTCCAGGTCAGGCGAGATGGCCGGGGGCGTACCGCACCATATTCCGCTGGCTGGGTTTGCCTGATCTGGTGGGTCGGGTGCCGGGTCATGTGACTCAACCGTTACAGCTTGGTGATCTCCGGGCCGGAGTGCTGATCTGTTATGAGTCGGTGTTTGCTTCGCAGGCGCGTGAACTGGTCGCACGGGGCGCGAATGTACTGGTGACACCGTCGAATGATGCATGGTTCGGATCGTCCCGAGGCGCAGAACAGCACTTCCAGATGGGGCGGGTACGGGCGGTGGAGACCCGCCGGTGGTGGTTACGCGTGGGCAACGATGGGATTACGGCGGTAGTGGATCCGCAGGGGCGGGTGAGAAGGCGACTGGTCCGGTTTACTCCAGGGACCTTACCCGTGGTGTTTGACCTGCGCGAGGGCCGCACGCTGAGTGTGCAGTGGCCGGGATGGGTCGTATGGGGCGCTGCATTGGGATTGATCCTGGTTTGTCTCTATATGAGAACAGTTGCTCATATATGCAGACAAAGTCGCTGTTAA
- a CDS encoding undecaprenyl-diphosphate phosphatase yields MNDTVTAALLGLVEGITEFLPVSSTGHLIVAADLLNFRDAGGTFEIVIQLGAVLAVITYYWRELLGQARALPQRSEVRGLWLGIMLAFLPAAALGFLFSDAITRYLFSPVTVGLSLMLGGAVLWLIEGRAFTARTTVLTQVSPRQALIVGCAQCLALIPGVSRSASSIIGGLLTGLDRPTATAFSFYLSIPTLGLATLYALIKGREALDSTQLGPLLVGMLVSFVTALLAIGWLLKYVSRHDFRGFAIYRILVGLAILGWALWR; encoded by the coding sequence TTGAACGACACTGTTACTGCTGCTCTCCTAGGCCTCGTTGAGGGCATCACTGAGTTTTTGCCGGTGTCTTCCACAGGTCACCTGATCGTCGCCGCTGACCTGCTGAACTTCCGCGATGCGGGCGGCACCTTCGAGATCGTCATCCAGCTTGGAGCTGTGCTGGCCGTTATCACGTACTACTGGCGTGAACTGCTCGGTCAGGCCCGGGCGCTACCGCAACGTTCGGAGGTGCGCGGCCTATGGCTTGGGATCATGCTGGCCTTCCTTCCAGCCGCTGCACTGGGTTTCTTGTTCAGTGATGCCATCACGCGTTACCTGTTCTCTCCAGTCACTGTGGGCCTCTCCCTGATGCTCGGCGGTGCCGTGCTGTGGCTGATTGAGGGCCGCGCGTTCACGGCCCGTACCACCGTCCTGACGCAGGTCAGCCCCCGTCAGGCGCTGATCGTGGGGTGCGCCCAATGCCTCGCGCTGATTCCAGGCGTGTCTCGGAGTGCCTCCAGCATCATCGGCGGTCTGCTGACGGGACTGGACCGGCCCACCGCCACCGCGTTCTCGTTTTATTTATCCATCCCAACGCTCGGCCTGGCGACCCTGTACGCGCTGATCAAAGGGCGGGAAGCGCTCGACAGCACGCAGCTAGGCCCGCTACTCGTTGGGATGCTCGTATCGTTTGTGACGGCGCTGCTGGCTATCGGTTGGCTGCTGAAGTACGTCTCCCGGCACGACTTTCGGGGCTTCGCGATATACCGCATACTGGTGGGCCTCGCCATCCTGGGCTGGGCGTTATGGCGCTGA